The Deinococcus sp. Leaf326 DNA window ATGGGGGAGCAGTAGTGAAGCTTATATTCAAAATCCCCGATAGACTAAGGAACAAGGATGGTAGTTACTCCTTATCCTCAAACCCAGAAGATATAACTAAGTATGTAGACCTAGCTGTTTTTGGGATGGATAGAGCCTTGGTTAGGTATGATGACTACAACAACGTTGAGGCTATCGTTATCAATCTGGGTAAGAGGTTAGAAGTCTTCTACGCCGATAGGCTAGAGGTATACGAGGCCGCTAATCTTGGGGCAGAGTGGAAGCTGAAAGAGACAATAGACAACCCAGTAGTAGGGGTGCCTCTCGCCTTCTTCGTTCCCAATATCCAGCTTGGAACAGATAGCCTCTCAGACGTAGCGGATATATCCACCCTTCAAGAGGCCCTCAACAACGCTATTACCCAGCTAAACAACAACGTTACCCTTCATGGGTCTCCCCAATGGTATGCAATTGGGGTTGATGCTCCTGTAGATGATGACGGCAACCCCGTTCCTTTTCGCTTTGGCGCTGGTCAGGTGCTCCACTCAGAGAATGCAAATGCCCAGTTTGGGAAGACGGGCGTTGACAGACTGGACGCTGGCGCTATTGATGCCCTAACCAAGCAGATAAGCCTAGCTACCTACAGCCTCTCCCTGCTTACCGGAACTATCCCGAGCGGGGAAGCTCTGGTACACCTCTCCCGAGACTTCAACGCCTACATAACGGAGAAGCAGGGCAAGGTAGAGAGGTTCCTTGAGAGCCTGTACGGAGCCTTCCTGGGGCTGCTGGATTACCTGTTCAACACCTCAACCGAGGGAGAGACCTTCCGTACCTTCGTCGCCGGGTACAACCCCCTCAAGGAGAGAAGGGACTTTGAAGAGGCGTTCCAGCTTTACAGCGCCGGAGCACTCAGCCTCCGCACCCTCCTTGACACCTCAGACATTATCCAGACTACCCAGGATGAGCTAGACCGCCTTGCCGAGGAAGGCAAGTCCCAGGTTGAAGAGGCTATCTAATGGACCTCTCCGGCCTGGACAAGTCCATCTTTGAGGCCCTGGAAATCATCCTAGGGAAGTCCTTGAAGGCTGACGCTGCCCTCTTGGAGCAGAACCTAGACTTCATCCTCTCTAACCTTGACAACGCCGAGCTACTCAAGGAGTTCTTCTCCAAGGATGCCGCAGACCTCAAGGACGCCTTGACGAAGAGGAAGAGACCTAAGAGCATCTCCGCTAAAAGGTATTTAGTAGTTAGAGAGGCGCTCGTAGGAGTGATAGAGGCCCTATACGCCGGAGAAGTACAGAGGGTTTTAGAGCAGGCAGAGAGGGCTAAGCTCACGCCTAAGCAGCGTCAGAGCCTTCTTACTGCTAGTCAGTTTATGAATCCCGACATTACCAAGCGGTTCTTGACTGACGCCCTGAGGACCAAGCATCAAGAGGTAGCTCTCTCGGAGAGAATATGGGACTTCACCCAGCTTCCGAAAGAGACTCTTCTTGACCTAGTGAGGACTGGCGTAGCCGAGGGTAAAAACCCCCAGGTTATAAAGAGCATCATCAGGAAGCAGCTACTAGACCAATCGGAGTACAACGTAAGAAGGCTGGTAGTAACTGAGAGCCGTAGGTTATGGCAGGAAGTCCAGACGGAGGCGTACTCGGAGTTCAAGCACATTAAGTACGTGCGCCTTAAGCTGTCTCCAAAGCATAAGGTTAAAGACATATGTGATGAATGGGTATCCAAGGGCCTTATACCCTTTGAAGAAGCTCCTAAGATGCCTCTTCACCCTAATAGTAGGAGCATCCTCCAAGCCGTACCAACCCCTACAGAAGAGTGGAAGAAGGACATGGGCATATCTTAGGAATAGATATGTACAGCATCTACTATAATTATAAATAAGGTTAACCAACCAATTTAAACGCTGATGACAGCAACTTAAGGATGTGATGGCACAACTTATGACAGAAAGAAACTACACCCCAGAAACACTAGAAGAAGCTATTGAGGTAATACAAGACCTCAGAGGCGACAACAAGAAGCTAAGGGGTAAGAACACCACGCTTAGAGAGCAGTTGGCAGAGTACGGCGATGACGCCGAGAATGTCACCACGCTTAAGGCAAAGCTTACTGAGCTTCAAGAGAAGCTAACAGAAGCAGAGACGTACAAGACCAAGTACGAAGAGATTAACACCCAGTTTGAAGAGGTCAATTCAAAGGTGACGAGGGCTGAGAGGCTAGAGAAGGTCAAGCCTATCCTCAGTAAACTCAACATCAATACGGATGATGCTATAGAAATTGCCCTTGAAAAGATGGGGGATTTTGACCCAGACAAGATGGAGGACGCTGCTAAAGAAGTAGCGACTAAATACCCCTCCTTGGTAAGTAAGGCATCTAAGTTTGTACCCGATACGGGACGCTCTTCTATTAAGGAAGCAGACCCTAGCACGCTAAACATAGATGCTAGAGGCAAGCTGGGTATTCAAGAGTACCTAGAAAATAAATCAAACACCAACGGAGAATAATTATATGGCAGTTACACTACTTGATATTCAACCAACTATTCAGAATAACCTTGTTTCTACAATTGTAGAGAGCATTTACATGCGTAACCCTCTACTTGCACTTATTCCTTTTGTAGACAATGACGGCAAGACAACTTACCAGATGATTGTAGAAGATGGACTTGCAGAAGGCTCCACTACACGTCAGATTAACTCAGACTATACAGAAGGAACCGCTAAGAACAAAGTAGTTTCTTTTGACCTCGGTATTTACGGAGGTCTAGGCTTTGTTGACAACTACCTAGTTAAGGCAGGTGGAGTCCCTTACGACCTCCTAAACTCCCAAATCCAGGCAAAGGCTAAGGCGGCAGGTATCGCCTTTCAGAGAGATTTCTTCAACGGAGATGCTTCTGTAAACGCCCAGACCATGACTGGACTTAAGAAGATTGTAGCTTCTACCTCTTCTGAAAGTGTCTCTACGGACGCTCTCTCTCTAGAGGACTTTGACGCCGCTGTTTACGGAGTAAGCGGAGCTAACGTCATCTTTGCCAACGGTAAGACCGTTGCAAGGTTTAACAAGCTTATTAGAGAATCCGGCCTTCTTGCCCTTACGAGTGTTGATGTTGTAGGAGTTCCTGCTACTGTTTACAACGGCGTCAAGATTCTTTCTACGGATGTTGCGGGCCTCAACTCTCCTATTCTTGCTGACGGAGAGATTTACTCCGCTCGTCTTGGAGCAGATGGAGTCTTTGGTATTCAGGCAAACCTACCAGAGCCTACTATTGTAGAACCCGGTCTTAGACCCGGCTATACCATCCGTTACGAGTGGTTTGCAGGCGTAGCAGTTCAGCCCGGAAGCGTTTACAGAATCAAGCGTAACCTTACTGCTTAATCTGGATAAGGAAGGTGAATGAACATGTCTTTTACATTTCAGCCAGTACCAAGGGACTTCTCAAGCCTTCCTTACGCCTTGTACCGAGTCCGTCAAATCTCAAGAGACCAAAGAGAGAATCCACCCTTTAGCCTCTCGGATGAAGAGTGGACGGAAGTCCTCAAGGATACCAAGAGAGGCGTTCACTTCCAGGTGTTTAGCGCCGTCGCCCAGGTGGTCTCTACGGACCCTACCCGCCTTCAAGCTCTTACCGAGGCGTCAGGCTCCTACACCTTCTCTGACCTTGAGGCCGTCAAGGCGTCCCTCAAGGAGCAGCAAGCAGCCCTCAACAAGCAGCTAGGGGTGAAGCTGGCCTCTGTCGGCTCCGTAACCTCTCTGCCCTCGGTAACGGTCTGGTGAGTTGAATGGAATACCAGACCTATAAGACGACCGTCTCAGGTGGCGTGCCTGGAAGGGCAGGAACAACGAGCCTAGTAGCGGGTAAGAAGGTGCTTGGAACCTTTGCCGCCGCAACCTTCCAGGGATTCTCCAAGTTCTTTGGTCCTCAGGGGTGGCAGGAAGGAGGAACCTACACCCTCTCCACCCTGGATACCCTGGAAACAGGGACAGTCCTTGAGGCTGAGGGAAGGCGCTACAAGGTGGTAGGTGGGGCAAGAGGCCGTATCAGGAACGTCTATTACCTCTCGGTAGGTTCCTGATGCCTGGACTTGACGCCCTCTTTGCCGAGCTAAACAAGGTGGTAAAGCTAGCCGTAGACAAGGCTATAGAAGATACCGCCCTACAAACCCAGATAGACGCTAGGAACCTCGTTCCCTACGATACTGGGCAGCTTCACGACTCTATACAAGTCCAGAGGGAAGAGAACGGATTCAACATTAGTGCTAATACTGACTACGCTTACTACGTGCATGAAGGCTATGTAGATAAGTCTGGTAAGTTTCGCCCCGGAACCCCGTACCTCTCTCAACCTCTAAACGATAATGCGGCCCTCTACGGCAAAAGAGTACAAGAGAATATGCCAAAGAAGGTGATTATACGTGTTAAAGTCTAAGGTCAAACTGATAGAGGATATGTACAACCTCATTATTGCTTCTGAACTGGTTTCCTTGTTGGGGAACTTTACCCCGGAGCTTAAGGCGATTACCTACAGCGCCGTAGACGAAGAGTGGACTATCCCAGAGACAGGAGGGTTCATAGTCTTTTCAATAGACGGGAACACTCCAAGAGCCTCTGAGTCTGCTGTTACAAGTGAAGACGTAGTAATCAAGTTCTTCATTAGCGGCGATAATGATATAGAGATAGAAGAGCAGCTAGTAAAGCTTCTCAATGGGGTAAGTGTTGGGGTTTACTACTCCACCTACTTGGGGACCAATACGGTTCCTAAATCCCCGCAGAATACCAAATCCGCCCTAACGGCGAGATTCAAATTAAACTAAGAGGTTAATACATATGCAAATTAAAAGAGTTATCCCTAGAACACTTACCTTTACCCCTGAGGGTGGAACCGCTGTAACCTTTGAACAGTTCCAAGAGCAGGTTTCATTCTCCACTACTGATACCTTCGGAGATATGGTCTCTCAGGCTGACCTAATGGTTACAGGCAGATTCAAGACAGCACATAGCGCCTCCCTCAGAACCGTAGTCAAGTCCTTCACTACAGAAGAGTGGGCATCTATTGCAGGTCTTAAGTATATCGCCGGTACGGATACCGTAGAAGGTAATCCCACTTGGAAGACCAACTACGGCAAGGTTGTTCTTGTTGGTTATGATACCGAGGTTGATAAGGAGATTGTTATTACTATCAACAGGACTGTTCCAGCCGTAAGCGGAGATATTAACTTCTCCAAGGACAACGAAGTTACCCTAGGTCTTGAGTTTGTCGCTATGGCCCTTGCTGACGGCTCCGCAGCTTACACCTTTACCCATAGAGCAGTTAATCCCTAATCTGAATAAAGCTCTTACATCCCCTGTCTTATATGGCAGGGGATTTCTCTTAGGAATAGCTTTTTAACCTCTGTTGTATTATGGATACATACAGGAGATAACTAACATGTCTAAGAGAAGCAACGAAGATAAAATAATGAATACCAAGGAAGTAGTCCTTATCAACGGTAAGGAACTTTCACCAACTCGCTATACCGTCTACCAGACTCAAGGCATCCTCAACGAGGCCAGGGAGAAGGCTAAGAAGATTTCTGCCCTCAGAGTCAAGGCGCTCAAGCTGGGTGGACTTGCTCAGAAGGGGCAGCTTGATAACGTTGATATTGCAGACGATACCCAAAGAGAGATGCTTGAGCAGGCGCTAGAGCTACAGACTGAGCTTGAGTACGAGATGAACGGAGACATGTACAACTTTGACCTCATCAAGAGGGCCTACCCGACACTTACGGAAGGAGACCTAGAGGTCATGACTGAGGCTGAGTACGAAGCAGCCGCAGAAGCTATCTTTGAGGTCAACCCCAGCCTAAAAAAAGTACAGGCGGTACTTCTGGGGAGAGTGAGTCTGATGGACTCCCAGACTACGTAAGAGCCTTCAAGGCCAAAGCTGGACAGGACAGGGAATTAGACATTACTTATGCTGATTACTTCTCTCTACTCTACAAAGAGCACAAGTGGACCTATCAACAGGTACTAGACCTCCCTGATGAGATATTCCATCTTACTCTAGAGAGGCTGTTTCACGTCCTCAGCAAGCAGATAGGAATGGGAACAGTAGGATACGATTTCAGAAATAGTGAGCAGGCAGTAGTATCAGACTACCTAGACTTCAAAGACACTAAGTAAGCCCCTGCTTTTCAAGTAGGGGTTTTCTTCATGGAGATACATAATGACTACAAAAGTATATGGGTACTTAAAAACCCCAGATGACAAACCACTAGAGCGGGGTTCCATAAGGTTCATTCTTGCTGCTGTAGGTGCTCAGAGTGACTCACTCTACGTTGATGACAACGCCCTACATGCCTATGCCGATACCAACGGATACTTTGAGCTTAACCTCTGGCCTAACATCAACTCTAGCGTTAATGCCCCTTATGACGTGACTATCTTCCAGAGTGGAGAGGTAGTGGAGTCCTGGGAGGCATATGTACCCCAGGGAACCTCTTCAATCTCAATTGATGACCTCTACGCCCTCTACAAGAGTTCCAAGGGTGTTCCAGTCCATCTCACGTCCATAGACAACGTGTTCATCAAGGTTGACGAAGCTCTAGCAAAGGCCGCTGCTGCTGTCGCCTTCAAGAAGACTGCTGAGGATGCTGTAGCTAGTGCTACTGATGCTGTAGGTAGAGCAAATACCGCTGTCAATAGTGCTAATGATGCAATTAATAGGGCTAATATCGCCGCCGCTACAGGAACAGAAGTCCGTTATGTCCCTAATGGCAACCTAGCTGTAAGAGTAGGCTCCGGTTTTTGGCAACAGCCCAATGCTCAGAAGGCTAATGGTTGGCCTAAAGATGAGATTTGGTATCATCTTATTACATCCACCCATGACAATACAGGTAACAACTATAGTTTGCAGATAGCGGCTCCTTTCTTTGGGCAATCAGAGTATTACATCAGAAATACGGATAACCAAGGTCATAAGGCGTGGGATAGAATAATAACCTCCGGCAACCAGATTCTTAAGTATACAAAGATTCAAGGTTTTAAGTGGTATAAGGCATTCAAGATTAATAACGGAGAGAGCTTCCAAGCTGCTAACGAGTCCACTAACGTAGTCTTCCGTATCCTTGGGCAGACTGATTTCGGTAGAACCGCAGACAGGCAGACTTCTTTTATAGAAGCTTCTTTCGGGGTAAGAGGACCAAGAATCCGCCCCGTACTTACCTCCAAGGGAGATAGCAACTTTGGTCCTTATGCCGATTCTTTCCAATTCAGGATTTACGCCGAGCCTAGACCCGGAGGCGGGGAAGACGCTTACCTTTACATCCGTACTCCTGTTTATTCCCAAGCTGTAGTAGAACACTATAATATAGACTCTATCCCTCTCTTTGAAGAAGCAGGCACTATTTACCATAACGGTACAGATTGGGTTATCCCGCTTCCCTCTACAGGTAGGTTGATGTGGGATTCTGCAAATCCTACGGGTGGCTATCAAGATATGTACGTGGGCAACAACAAGGTCTACCACTCAGGAGACTTTGACATTAACAACATACTTGCAAGACTGGCGGCACTAGAGGCTAAATAATGAAAACAACAATTACAGGATATGTAAAGAATATAGATGAGTCCTTAGTCTCCAAAGCCTTCGTTAGACTCACTCTTGATGCTAGCGGATACAAAGACGGCTCTATCTACGTCAAGGACAGTACAGCCGAGGTTTATACCAATTCCTCCGGTAAGTTCTCCCTGTCCGTCTGGGTGAACTCCGAGAGCCTAAAACCCAGCCCTTATACCCTCTCCGTTATTACCAAGGAGAAGGTACTAACCCTAGGAGACCTATATATACCTGGGGGTAAATCAAGCCTAACAATTACAGAAGTCATAGAGTTTAGTAGGACTGTCACCAAGGCGGGCAACGTCCCTAGCCTCCAAGAGATTGTAGAGAAGCTCCTTCCTCCACCTGTCTTCAACATCTCGGAGACGGGGTTCATTACCTTCCCCTCTGTAGCGGCCCTCTCGGCTGCCGGTCTCAAGAACGGCCAGTACGCCTACCTCAGTTCCTACTACGCCGGAGGTTCTGCCGGAGGTGGCCTGCTCAGGTGGGATGCCGCCTCTACGGCTGCTCCTGACTCTGGGAGCGTCTTCAAGGTGCCTGGAAAAGAGGCAGGTAGATTTATCCGCCTTGCCCACTTGGAAGGCGTCTATAGCCCTGAGGATTTCGGAGCCGTAGGAGATGGAACCACCAACGACTATCCAGCCTGGGTAGCCCTTGCCGCTGCCGCCTCCAATCGGGATGGAGTTACCCTCAACCTCGGGAAGAGAGCCGTCTACCATTGGGACCAATACCGCATCCTTGGAGGGTTTGAGCCTCAAGGCGTACAGCCTAACGGCATCAAAAACCCCAGGTTCATCAACATTGACGGCCTACACATCAACGGGAATAGCTCCACTATCCTTATCAAAGGAGACTTTAACCGTAGAGGCATGAGGTTTGCTTTTGCCTATGACTTAGGGCCTATCAAAATGGAGTGGTGGGACTCCCCAGACGACCAACTGAGTCTAGAGTTTGTCCATATCAACAACACTACGGGAGGCAACTTTACCGTACTCGGACAAGCGGATAAAATGTCTAGCTCCGCTGGAAGCAAGCTGCCTAACGGGGCAACTATGTATGTCGGGGAAGGCTACGGGAACGGTATCAACCTTTACCACGTCACTAACCTTCATTGGTCCAATACCGCAACAATCCAGAACCAGACTGACGGCCTTTACGTCTCTGGTATTGAGTCCACACTTGGTCTTGCTGAGTACGCCACTAACCAATACCAACCAAGCAGCCAAGACCTACACTTCACTAACCATACAAGCAGGTTTAACAGGAGGCAGGGTGCTTCACTTGTTCACTTCCGAGGCTGCTACTTCTACGGAGGGGATTTATCCTATACCGGGTATGTAGGGACAGAGAGGGACGGTACGCCGATTGAGGATGCTCTTAGCTTCCTGAGGCCCGCTGCTGGGGTAGATGTAGAGCCGTTCTTCAAGAATCATGACCCAGCACCTCATAGGGGAGACGTTGACTTTGGAGTAGCCCACTTTATCGGGACTAAGTTCATCAACAACTATATTGGTGCAATCGCTAACGCCTACGCTAAAAAAGTAGATGACGTTCTTTATGATGGTTGCTTTATTGACATGCGACATACGCAACACCCCGACGCCTGGATTGGAGTCAACTCCAAAGGCTCAAGGATTGTCAATAGCGTTATCCACCTTAACCGTAACGGATTCCTCTTCTACGATTATGACGGAGACCAAGAGAAGTTTCCTGACGGTAGATACGCTCAAAAGGGCGTTAATAGCGTCATCTCCAATAATGAAATCTACCTACAGCGTTCTCTAGGCTACAAGGACATACTGAGGAATCCTACCGTAACCTTTGATAACAACAGGGTCTTCCTGCCGGAGACGGAGGCTACCCAGTTTGACCCGCCTATTTATCTTACGGATACTAGAGACAACTACGGGGATAAGACGTACCTGTACGGCAACAACTCCAACTTTAGATTCACTAACAACAGGATTGTTATTCCCTATGAGTTTTTCAGTCAGACTTACTCAGGTGGAGGTTATGCCCAACAAGTAGCGGTACTCTCCGGCCTCGGCGCTGTTCATGGGAACTCCTGGGAGGTCTCAGGGAAAAAGCCTGCTATCTGGAACAATGATTCTTGCTTCTCCGTTCAGTACCAGTCCTTAAATGCTGAGGGTAAGTACATCTTCATCACTCAACCTCAGATAGAACACTTCCCGAGTGACGGAGCAGTCAGGGTTCATGACCTCTTCTCCGTAGTGACGGCTCCTTATAGCTACCCTGCTCCTGTACTCCTTAGGGATAATGACGCCCCTCTAAGGGTCTATACGGGTAAGGATGCCGAGC harbors:
- a CDS encoding phage portal protein; the encoded protein is MTNTIKLIPSEQLEMKRAAKLRRYYKGDFATDYNGIPPEKGRTVSQVLKTDNVIARTVNRYASSVLGKYAYVEFDNEDLEAVSKAWAKKIDLASKLLTIARYQSLYGGAVVKLIFKIPDRLRNKDGSYSLSSNPEDITKYVDLAVFGMDRALVRYDDYNNVEAIVINLGKRLEVFYADRLEVYEAANLGAEWKLKETIDNPVVGVPLAFFVPNIQLGTDSLSDVADISTLQEALNNAITQLNNNVTLHGSPQWYAIGVDAPVDDDGNPVPFRFGAGQVLHSENANAQFGKTGVDRLDAGAIDALTKQISLATYSLSLLTGTIPSGEALVHLSRDFNAYITEKQGKVERFLESLYGAFLGLLDYLFNTSTEGETFRTFVAGYNPLKERRDFEEAFQLYSAGALSLRTLLDTSDIIQTTQDELDRLAEEGKSQVEEAI
- a CDS encoding major capsid protein — translated: MAVTLLDIQPTIQNNLVSTIVESIYMRNPLLALIPFVDNDGKTTYQMIVEDGLAEGSTTRQINSDYTEGTAKNKVVSFDLGIYGGLGFVDNYLVKAGGVPYDLLNSQIQAKAKAAGIAFQRDFFNGDASVNAQTMTGLKKIVASTSSESVSTDALSLEDFDAAVYGVSGANVIFANGKTVARFNKLIRESGLLALTSVDVVGVPATVYNGVKILSTDVAGLNSPILADGEIYSARLGADGVFGIQANLPEPTIVEPGLRPGYTIRYEWFAGVAVQPGSVYRIKRNLTA
- a CDS encoding HK97 gp10 family phage protein is translated as MPGLDALFAELNKVVKLAVDKAIEDTALQTQIDARNLVPYDTGQLHDSIQVQREENGFNISANTDYAYYVHEGYVDKSGKFRPGTPYLSQPLNDNAALYGKRVQENMPKKVIIRVKV